One window from the genome of Pseudonocardia hierapolitana encodes:
- a CDS encoding dipeptide ABC transporter ATP-binding protein: MSDSPLLRLRGLEVSYGSAAPVVHGVDLTVPRGHRVAIVGESGSGKSTTAAAAIGLLPGTGRVTGGTIEFDGEDVTAAGEKRLRRLRGRQIGLVPQDPMSNLNPVARVGKQIAETLVMHGMARGRAARERAVELMTEAGIPDAARRARQYPHEFSGGMRQRVLIAIALACEPQLLIADEPTSALDVTVQRQILDHLERLIAERGTSLLLITHDLGLAAERADDVVVMWQGRVVDTGPAARILRDPQHEYTERLVAAAPSVAARSRAAPAPPPAADPVPALQVTDLVKTYKVRGQREPLHAVDRVSFTVREGTTTAIVGESGSGKTTIARLVLGLEQPTSGHIVIAGRTFRGADRGARRAIRRDMQPVFQDPYGSLDPVLPVERLIDEPLRVFGIGDTASRRQRVAELLDHVALPRAAAQRHPVELSGGQRQRVAIARALALRPKLVICDEAVSALDVLVQDQILELLTQLQRELGLSYLFIAHDLAVVRLIAHDVLVMRRGRIVEHGSTAEVFDDPQDEYTRALLDAIPGAALSA, encoded by the coding sequence ATGAGTGACAGCCCGCTGCTGCGCCTCCGCGGCCTCGAGGTCTCCTACGGCTCCGCGGCCCCGGTCGTGCACGGCGTCGACCTCACAGTGCCGCGCGGGCACCGGGTGGCGATCGTGGGCGAGTCGGGGTCGGGGAAGTCGACCACCGCTGCCGCCGCGATCGGCCTGCTGCCCGGCACCGGGCGCGTCACCGGCGGCACGATCGAGTTCGACGGCGAGGACGTGACGGCCGCGGGCGAGAAGCGGCTGCGCCGGCTGCGTGGCCGCCAGATCGGCCTCGTCCCGCAGGACCCGATGTCGAACCTCAACCCGGTGGCCCGGGTGGGCAAGCAGATCGCCGAGACGCTCGTGATGCACGGCATGGCGCGCGGGCGGGCGGCCCGGGAGCGGGCCGTCGAGCTGATGACCGAGGCGGGCATCCCGGACGCCGCGCGGCGCGCCCGGCAGTACCCCCACGAGTTCTCCGGCGGGATGCGCCAGCGCGTGCTCATCGCCATCGCGCTGGCCTGCGAGCCGCAGCTGCTCATCGCCGACGAGCCGACGTCCGCGCTCGACGTCACCGTGCAGCGGCAGATCCTCGACCACCTGGAGCGGCTCATCGCGGAGCGCGGGACGTCCCTGCTGCTCATCACCCACGACCTCGGCCTGGCCGCCGAGCGGGCCGACGACGTGGTCGTGATGTGGCAGGGCCGGGTGGTCGATACCGGCCCGGCCGCGCGAATCCTGCGCGACCCGCAGCACGAGTACACGGAGCGGCTGGTGGCGGCAGCCCCGTCGGTGGCTGCGCGGTCCCGGGCCGCCCCCGCACCGCCGCCCGCGGCCGACCCCGTGCCCGCGCTGCAGGTCACCGACCTCGTCAAGACCTACAAGGTGCGCGGCCAGCGCGAGCCGCTCCACGCGGTCGACCGGGTGTCGTTCACCGTGCGGGAGGGCACCACCACGGCGATCGTGGGCGAGTCGGGCTCGGGCAAGACCACGATCGCGCGGCTCGTGCTGGGGCTGGAGCAGCCGACGTCCGGGCACATCGTGATCGCGGGGCGCACGTTCCGCGGTGCCGACCGGGGCGCCCGGCGGGCCATCCGCCGGGACATGCAACCGGTGTTCCAGGACCCGTACGGCTCCCTCGACCCGGTGCTCCCCGTCGAGCGGCTGATCGACGAGCCGCTGCGCGTGTTCGGGATCGGCGACACCGCCAGCCGCAGGCAGCGGGTGGCGGAGCTGCTCGACCACGTGGCGCTCCCCCGGGCCGCCGCCCAGCGCCACCCCGTGGAGCTGTCCGGCGGGCAGCGGCAGCGCGTCGCGATCGCCAGGGCGCTCGCGCTGCGGCCGAAGCTGGTGATCTGCGACGAGGCCGTGTCCGCGCTCGACGTCCTCGTGCAGGACCAGATCCTCGAGCTGCTCACGCAGCTGCAGCGCGAGCTGGGCCTGTCCTACCTGTTCATCGCGCACGACCTCGCGGTGGTGCGCCTCATCGCGCACGACGTGCTGGTGATGCGGCGCGGCCGGATCGTCGAGCACGGCAGCACCGCAGAGGTCTTCGACGACCCGCAGGACGAGTACACGCGCGCGTTGCTCGACGCGATCCCCGGGGCAGCCCTGTCAGCCTGA
- a CDS encoding gamma-glutamyltransferase family protein has translation MSATTHWLATATAQSVLERGGNAFDAATAAGFVLHVVEPHLNGPGGDLTGVFATATDPTPQVLMGQGPAPAGATIAHYRGEGLDLVPGAGGLAAAVPGSVDAWLLLLAEHGTWELADVLAYAIGYARDGHPVVGRVGTTIETVAQLFTEHWTTSAQLWMPNGRPPRAGEIIRLPAYARTLERLLEAGSGAGDRIGRIEAARREFKEGFVAREAAEFLRTPHRHSSGTDHAAVIEVADFAAFSASFEPAVTAEFRGTTIAKTGPWGQGPVLLQALMILDGLPDEALDPSTAEGAHHVLEALKLALADRDAHYGEAIADGVLDVLLSPEYARERRELIGKEASLEFRPGRPGGREPFLPPLVIESEEGAAAGVGEPTVVLSGETRGDTCHVDVVDRWGNIVAVTPSGGWLQSSPTIPELGFCLGSRLQMTWLEEGAPSSLTPGERPRTTLTPTLLLRDGKPVGALGSPGGDQQDQWQLLYLLRTLVGGYSSQEAIDAPALHTTSMPGSFWPRTWTPGGAVVEDRLGDDVITELERRGHRVTRAGDWELGRLSSVGRDPGTGLLSAAANPRGAQGYAAGR, from the coding sequence ATGTCGGCCACCACGCACTGGCTGGCCACCGCCACCGCGCAGTCCGTGCTGGAGCGCGGGGGCAACGCGTTCGACGCCGCCACGGCGGCCGGGTTCGTGCTGCACGTCGTCGAGCCGCACCTCAACGGCCCGGGTGGCGACCTGACCGGCGTCTTCGCCACGGCCACCGACCCGACCCCGCAGGTCCTGATGGGCCAGGGGCCCGCACCCGCCGGCGCCACGATCGCGCACTACCGGGGCGAGGGCCTCGACCTGGTCCCCGGTGCGGGCGGGCTCGCCGCCGCCGTCCCGGGCTCGGTCGACGCGTGGCTCCTCCTGCTCGCCGAGCACGGCACGTGGGAGCTCGCCGACGTCCTCGCCTACGCGATCGGCTACGCCCGCGACGGCCACCCGGTCGTCGGACGGGTGGGCACCACCATCGAGACCGTCGCGCAGCTGTTCACCGAGCACTGGACGACGTCGGCGCAGCTGTGGATGCCGAACGGGCGCCCACCGCGGGCGGGCGAGATCATCCGCCTCCCCGCCTACGCCCGCACCCTCGAACGGCTCCTGGAAGCCGGGTCCGGGGCCGGCGACCGGATCGGGCGCATCGAGGCGGCCCGTCGCGAGTTCAAGGAGGGTTTCGTCGCCCGGGAGGCCGCCGAGTTCCTGCGCACCCCGCACCGGCACTCGTCCGGCACCGACCACGCCGCCGTGATCGAGGTGGCCGACTTCGCGGCGTTCTCCGCCTCGTTCGAGCCCGCCGTCACGGCCGAGTTCCGCGGCACGACGATCGCCAAGACCGGCCCGTGGGGCCAGGGCCCCGTCCTCCTGCAGGCCCTCATGATCCTCGACGGGCTGCCCGACGAGGCCCTCGACCCGTCCACCGCCGAGGGCGCGCACCACGTCCTCGAAGCGCTCAAGCTCGCCCTCGCCGACCGCGACGCCCACTACGGCGAGGCCATCGCCGACGGTGTGCTGGACGTCCTGCTGTCCCCCGAGTACGCGCGGGAGCGGCGGGAGCTGATCGGCAAGGAGGCCTCGCTCGAGTTCCGGCCCGGCCGGCCCGGCGGGCGGGAGCCGTTCCTGCCGCCGCTCGTCATCGAGTCGGAGGAGGGTGCGGCGGCGGGCGTCGGCGAGCCGACCGTCGTGCTGTCCGGGGAGACCCGCGGCGACACCTGCCACGTGGACGTCGTGGACCGGTGGGGCAACATCGTCGCCGTCACGCCGTCCGGCGGGTGGCTGCAGTCCTCGCCGACGATCCCGGAGCTCGGGTTCTGCCTCGGCTCCCGGCTGCAGATGACCTGGCTGGAAGAGGGCGCCCCGTCGTCGCTCACGCCGGGCGAGCGGCCGCGGACCACGCTCACGCCCACGCTGCTGCTGCGCGACGGGAAGCCGGTGGGCGCGCTCGGCTCGCCCGGCGGCGACCAGCAGGACCAGTGGCAGCTGCTCTACCTGCTGCGCACGCTCGTCGGCGGCTACTCGTCCCAGGAGGCCATCGACGCCCCGGCCCTGCACACCACCTCGATGCCCGGGTCGTTCTGGCCGCGCACCTGGACGCCGGGCGGCGCCGTGGTCGAGGACCGGCTCGGCGACGACGTGATCACCGAGCTGGAGCGCCGCGGGCACCGGGTCACCCGGGCCGGGGACTGGGAGCTCGGGCGGCTGTCCAGCGTCGGGCGCGACCCCGGGACCGGCCTGCTCAGCGCCGCGGCCAACCCACGCGGGGCGCAGGGCTACGCGGCGGGGCGCTGA